DNA sequence from the Thermoplasmata archaeon genome:
CTCGTGTCGGTGAAGAACTCCCTTCCCTCGACGCTTAGGCGGAGGTCCGTGCCCTCTGGACAGGTCACCCTGAGCGCGACGGCGCCCTGGCAAAGCCTCATAAGCTCTTGGGCGCGGGCCTGGAGCTCCACGTAATCCCGCTCGCTCAGGGCGAGGGCGCCGTCGGTCAGCATGTCCATGGTGATACCGGGGCAGTGGCCGAGCCTGACCCTCCGCCTCCTCTCCAGACCAATCAGCTGAATTCGGAAGGGAGTCTCCTCCGCCCCTCCCCTCAGCACGTTCATGAAGATGTCCGGGCGGTCGGAGATAACAGCGGCCTCGAGAAGCGGCGGGACCCCCTTGCGCGGTCTCCTCTCCCTCGGTAGCTCGATGAAGCGGGTCCAGAGCCCCAGCTCCAGAGCGGCCGACGAGAACGCCCTCCCCACCTCTTCCAGCTCCTCGTCGCAGACCACTGTCAGGCTCTCACCCGCGCGGGCCTCGAGCACGCAGCTCAGAGCGTTTCTGGCGGCCTCCACACGGTCCATTTGGCTCCCCTCTATACTCAGCTCAAAGTGCGGCACTTCATGCGGTGCTCCATCCGGGCTCCCTCAGGTTGGCCACCTGAGGCGGCCCGGGGCCACAGGGCCTCGCTGAGTGCGCGGAGAAGACATGCCCCCTCCCCCTCATGCCCGGTTCTCATCTCTTCCGGCGCAGCAGGAGGGCCGCGAGCAGGGCCGCCGGGAGAAGCAGGAGGCCTGCGAAGCCTGGAATTCCTCCCCCTCCTCCGGAGGGCTCGACCCTGTAGACCGTGAGCTCGACCTGCTCCGTGTTGCCGGCCTTGTCCTTGAAGACGACGAGAATCGTATTGGGGCCTTTGCCCAAGAGGACCTCGCCGACGAAGCTCCCATCGGGTCTAATGCTGACCTTGTTGCCGTTGATTGTTACCGTGGCGCCCGGTTCGACATTGCCCGCGACGGTCACATTGCCGCGAGTCACCCTTAGGTTGTTCTTCGGCTGGGTCAGGTTGAAGACGACCACCGTATCTCTGATGATCGTTACAACCAGCTCCTCAGCGTAGTTCCCTGCGGCGTCTACAGCAACGATTGTGAAGGTGTGGGTCCCGTCGGTCTCCAGAGGCACCGTCAGCGAAAAAACCCCCCCAGCCCCCACCTCGACCTCCTCGTCGTTGATCGTTACCTTCGCACCGGTCTCGGTCCTACCCCTGAGCTCGACACTGCTGCTCCTGGTGATGAAGTTGTCGGGTGGGGAGGTCAGCCTCAGCTCCGGAGGAATCGTGTCGAGAATCACGGTGACAGTGGTCATGTTCCTGTTCTTGAGGGGGTCGATGGCCTCAATCGTGATGACATTCTCCCCCTCTTTGTCGAGCGTGATCTCGGCGACAAATGTCCTTCCTGAAAAGCTCACGCCTGCGCCGTTGACCTTGACTAGGGCCCCGGCCTCCGTCATCCCTCTGACCTGAATCAGGGGCGTGTTGAACAGCGCACCAGGAAGGGGCTCGAGCACCATCACCTCCGGGGGGGTTGTGTCCCTGAGCACGCTCAGCACTATGGCCTGGATATTCCCAGCCCTATCCCTCGAGGCGACCTCGACGCTGTTCTCTCCCTCGGAGAGCTGGATGGTAGCGGTGAAGTTGCCACGGCTGAGCTGGACCTGGACACCGTTTATGGTGACGGTGCAGCCCTCCTCCGTGAAGCCCTTGATGACGAGCGAGGTCTCGTTTGTCGCTATGTACATCCCGATGGGCTGAGTGAGCTGGAGGACCGGTTTGACGGTGTCCAGCTCCCCGGAGACCTGGACGCGGGCAGTGTTCCAGACTGCGTCCGCGCACTCGACCGTGATCGTGTTGAATCCCTCCACAAGGCTGACTGGGGCCGCGAAGCTGCCGTCCGGGCTGACAGGAATCTCCCTTCCGTTGATGAAGGTGTGCCCGCTTGTGTCGTCCACCTTGCCCGTGACGGTTATCGTGCTCTGATTCACCACGAAGCCTTCCGCGGGCCAGCTCAGGTTGATCACGGGTGCGACCGTGTCCCTAATAACGGTGAGGGTCTGGTTCTGGTAGTTCCTCCCCCTGTCCACGCAGGAGACCGCGATGGTGTTCGGGCCCTCCTTCGGCAGCGGGACCGTCACCGACCACTCCCCGCCCTCGCCCATCTTCGCCGCCAGGCCATTCACCGAGACCCAGGTCCCTGGCTCCGCCGCTCCCTCGACACTGACGGAGGTCCTGTTCACGGTCTCGCCATCTCCCGGTGTGTCGACGCACACCCAGGGCGCGACGTCGTCGAGCGGGAAGACGAAATCGTAGCTCCTATTGAACGCCAGGATGGTCCAGTTGCTCACACCGCCTTTACTCGCGGTCAAGTTGTACGGGGCCTTGGTCACGTTGGCCTCCGGCCTCGCACCCTGCGTCTTCTCTTCGATGATGAGCCAGTTGGTCCAGCCCTCGCTGTCGGTCACGACCGCGACCGCTGTCCCGCCCCTCCTGTCGAGAACCTTGACTAGGGTCTCGGGCGCGGGGGCGCCGGTGCTCTGAATCACGGTCCTGATATGAAGCAACCATCGAATGCTGAGGATGGCGTTCTGGTCCGTTATGTTTATGGTCGTGTTGTCGTAGGTGGTGTTGATGAGGACGCAGGTTCCGCCGGCGTTCCCGCCCTCCTGATTGGCGAAGTGGATGTGGTGCAGGCTTCCGGAGATGGTGCAGTTGGTGAAGGTGCCGCCGAAGGGGGCACCGGTGCCATCGCCCGCGATGCCGGATACGGTGTTGTCCTTGATTGTCATGTCGTAGAAGAATGTGTTGCTGTTGGCGACCAGAATCACGCCCACGCGGTTCCTCTCGACGATATCGGAGCGGCTTGTGGAGCTGGACATTGTGGCAATACCGTAGCCGCCCGCGCTATCAGTAAATGTGTTGGAGTGGATGTGGTTCTGCTCGAGGATGCAGGAGCCTTGGCGAACGAAGATTCCGTCGGCGTTGCCGGTGACGTTGTTGCGGGCAATGTACGAGTCAGGGCCCACGTTCAGAATTCCCCATGAGAACGCGCTGCTTGTGCCCTTATGGCCCTCAATGCGGTTGTCGGTGATGTTCGGGTAGCCAGAGCCCTGGAGCCATATTCCCTGCGTCACCGAGTCCCTCGGGTCGATATTTGCCCTGATGGTGTTGTTGGTGATGAAGGGCGAGGCGTCTGCAACCAGTATGCCGCCGCCTGTGCTGGCGCCGCAGTTGCGCACGTTGCCGGAAATTGTGTTCCTGTCTATAATGGGCCGGCCCCCGCCCGTGAC
Encoded proteins:
- a CDS encoding aminopeptidase, giving the protein MDRVEAARNALSCVLEARAGESLTVVCDEELEEVGRAFSSAALELGLWTRFIELPRERRPRKGVPPLLEAAVISDRPDIFMNVLRGGAEETPFRIQLIGLERRRRVRLGHCPGITMDMLTDGALALSERDYVELQARAQELMRLCQGAVALRVTCPEGTDLRLSVEGREFFTDTRLNWETLKWMNLPVGEVIVGPVETSADGVLVCASAIGGIGLIEDAVRLEVRGGRVVRVQCPSAALRKRIERVQATDPWARCVGEFAVGLNKKARIMREFLETEKVDGTAHVAFGNNSDYPGGKNLSRTHQDFLITRPTVILELGSGGERVLLREGRFSVKGF
- a CDS encoding right-handed parallel beta-helix repeat-containing protein — protein: MYIGLNIRAVLVAAVTFVGVFTLPSWTWDAGGAIIELFGDQTVVGAQSWSGDTIILTGNLTIEGSLTATGVTLKMNCTTGGQYHIEVKEGATLRATSCTVQAVNPNYRYLFWIRSGATAQLEKCTVRDCGISSSVYQNLGPYIQSSQVQISNSTFTENIYGIFIDSGASPYIYKNNISGNYWSGVAVTGGGRPIIDRNTISGNVRNCGASTGGGILVADASPFITNNTIRANIDPRDSVTQGIWLQGSGYPNITDNRIEGHKGTSSAFSWGILNVGPDSYIARNNVTGNADGIFVRQGSCILEQNHIHSNTFTDSAGGYGIATMSSSTSRSDIVERNRVGVILVANSNTFFYDMTIKDNTVSGIAGDGTGAPFGGTFTNCTISGSLHHIHFANQEGGNAGGTCVLINTTYDNTTINITDQNAILSIRWLLHIRTVIQSTGAPAPETLVKVLDRRGGTAVAVVTDSEGWTNWLIIEEKTQGARPEANVTKAPYNLTASKGGVSNWTILAFNRSYDFVFPLDDVAPWVCVDTPGDGETVNRTSVSVEGAAEPGTWVSVNGLAAKMGEGGEWSVTVPLPKEGPNTIAVSCVDRGRNYQNQTLTVIRDTVAPVINLSWPAEGFVVNQSTITVTGKVDDTSGHTFINGREIPVSPDGSFAAPVSLVEGFNTITVECADAVWNTARVQVSGELDTVKPVLQLTQPIGMYIATNETSLVIKGFTEEGCTVTINGVQVQLSRGNFTATIQLSEGENSVEVASRDRAGNIQAIVLSVLRDTTPPEVMVLEPLPGALFNTPLIQVRGMTEAGALVKVNGAGVSFSGRTFVAEITLDKEGENVITIEAIDPLKNRNMTTVTVILDTIPPELRLTSPPDNFITRSSSVELRGRTETGAKVTINDEEVEVGAGGVFSLTVPLETDGTHTFTIVAVDAAGNYAEELVVTIIRDTVVVFNLTQPKNNLRVTRGNVTVAGNVEPGATVTINGNKVSIRPDGSFVGEVLLGKGPNTILVVFKDKAGNTEQVELTVYRVEPSGGGGGIPGFAGLLLLPAALLAALLLRRKR